One Trichormus variabilis 0441 genomic window, ACACCGTTCTTTGTTGGCGGTAATTCCTTGAATACAGCGTTCTGTGAGGGCGGCGATAGTTGACCCCAGAATTTCGATGCTGTGAATTAAATCATAGGCAATCAACGGCATCATCACGTTTAATTCTAATTGTCCGGCTTGGGCTGCAAGAGCGATCGCCTGATCGTAACCCATCACCTGGAAACACACCATCGATGTCATCTCTGCCATGACGGGGTTATATTTGCCTGGCATGATTGAGGAACCGGGTTGTACTGGGGGTAATTGAATTTCTTTCAAGCCAGTTTTTGGCCCGGAGTCCATCAGCCGTAAATCGTGAGAGATTTTTGCTAAATCCTGGGCTAGGTTGCGTATTGCCCCGGAAACGTTCACAAATGGGGACATACTCTGCATAGCAGCCATGAGATGGGGTGCGGGTTGGAGTGGTAAGTTGAGTAGTTCTGCCAATACTTCAACCACACGGGCGCGGTATTGGGGATGGGTGTTTAAGCCTGTTCCCGCCGCACTACCACCTAAACCGAGTACCATCAAGTCTCCAGAGGCGGTGTAAATGCGGTTTTGATGTTCTGAGAGGATATGCGCCCAAGCGGCGAAATTATCACCCAAGCGGACGGGAACGGCATCCTGTAAATGGGTTCTGCCGGATTTGACAATATCTTGAAATTCTACAGCTTTGTGTTCTAAAGCAGCGATCGCTTTTTCTAATGCTGGCTGTAATGTTTTGGTCAGTGCCAATAAGCCGCCGATGCGAATTGCAGTAGGAATAACATCGTTGGTAGACTGCCCATAGTTCACATGATCATTAGGGCTAACTCGTTTGTAATTACCTTTTTCTTCACCCAGAATTTCCAAAGCCCGATTTGCTAAGACTTCGTTAATATTCATGTGGTGGGATGTCCCTGCACCGGCTTGATAAACATCCACGACAAACTGATCCCTTAACTTCCCTGCCAGAATTTCATCGGTTGCTTGCACAATCGCTTGGCTAATATCTTGGGGAATACAGCCTAGTTCTCCATTGACAATTGCTGTAGCTTTTTTAATTAGAAGACCAGCATCTACGTAAGTAGGTAAGGGCTTAAGACCGCTAATGGGGAAATTTTCAATGGCTCGGAGAGTTTGAATACCGTAATAAACATCACTAGCAATTTGGCGATCGCCCATCGAATCGCGTTCAATACGAAAATCTGTATTTGTAGTCATCTGATTGTGGAGATAATCTCAAAATACAGATCATGCCATGCAAACAGACTAAAAAGCTATTTGCCAATGATTCAGTCCAGGGGGTCGAACTTATTGACGATAAGTGCTACGGGAATCATGGGTAAACCAACAAGTAGGCAAGTTAACCATTGAGTTAAGTTCAATGGAGCAGTAGCAAACAACTGATTCATCAAGTTCCATTGACTGAAAATTATCTGCAAAATTATTGTAGTTACAATGCCGATAGCTATGGCTGATATATCGCTAAGTTTCTGCCTAACTCCTCGCAGGAAATTAATGGCAGCAATTCCTAATTGACTAATACTTAAAAGATAAACAATTCTTCCAGATACTAAAGCCTGAATTGCCATTGTTCTGGCTAAATCTATATTGCCTGTAGATTGTTTAATCCATTCAAATACACCAAAAATTAATATCCAGTTAAAGATAGAAATTGTGAAGAT contains:
- a CDS encoding aspartate ammonia-lyase; translation: MTTNTDFRIERDSMGDRQIASDVYYGIQTLRAIENFPISGLKPLPTYVDAGLLIKKATAIVNGELGCIPQDISQAIVQATDEILAGKLRDQFVVDVYQAGAGTSHHMNINEVLANRALEILGEEKGNYKRVSPNDHVNYGQSTNDVIPTAIRIGGLLALTKTLQPALEKAIAALEHKAVEFQDIVKSGRTHLQDAVPVRLGDNFAAWAHILSEHQNRIYTASGDLMVLGLGGSAAGTGLNTHPQYRARVVEVLAELLNLPLQPAPHLMAAMQSMSPFVNVSGAIRNLAQDLAKISHDLRLMDSGPKTGLKEIQLPPVQPGSSIMPGKYNPVMAEMTSMVCFQVMGYDQAIALAAQAGQLELNVMMPLIAYDLIHSIEILGSTIAALTERCIQGITANKERCLAYAEGSLALVTALNTHIGYLNAADVAKESLNTGKSLRQIVLEKGLMSEAELATVLNLEEMSSILPLQAE